The following proteins are co-located in the Paludibaculum fermentans genome:
- a CDS encoding PadR family transcriptional regulator — translation MGRKPKKNDSLPGSLDMLILRTLSLRDLHGYGIVQFIQQSSGNELLIEEGSLYPALQRLELNGWIEGDWGVTSNNRRARIYKITVEGRKQLAIETRQYAKLTLAIAHVMGME, via the coding sequence ATGGGACGCAAACCGAAAAAGAACGACTCATTGCCTGGTTCGCTGGACATGTTGATCCTGCGGACGCTGTCGCTGCGCGACCTGCATGGCTATGGCATTGTCCAGTTCATTCAACAATCGTCGGGCAATGAGCTGCTGATTGAAGAGGGGTCGTTGTACCCCGCTCTGCAGCGGCTGGAGCTCAACGGCTGGATCGAGGGCGACTGGGGTGTGACGTCGAACAACCGGCGGGCGAGGATTTACAAGATCACGGTGGAGGGCCGCAAGCAACTGGCGATTGAGACCCGGCAGTACGCCAAACTCACGCTGGCGATTGCGCACGTGATGGGGATGGAGTAA
- a CDS encoding helix-turn-helix transcriptional regulator: protein MELMAQTNDSLRGSLDRLILRTLLPGDLHGYGIVQFIQQSCGHELLVEEGWLYPALQRLELNGWIDGVWRMAGKNRRTRIYSLTAAGREQVALETGQNAEVACGRTLAKRSAYFAIVCTSLAVSGQPARYDVFDPKRDCDPMPPLIRDAAKDAGIPLHLVCFISDRSRFGLKAGAAWAAGLDRAGDLVRVVLPFGNLLVVNGTEPAVQMAVRCYDAEKQKRLNAVRFAGEQNRSANMIVLERTTEGIRALRKSYAALLAPYHPLVTPNGPRSQPPAGQ, encoded by the coding sequence ATGGAACTCATGGCACAGACGAATGATTCGCTGCGCGGTTCGCTGGACCGGTTGATTCTGCGGACCCTGTTGCCAGGCGACCTCCATGGGTATGGCATCGTCCAGTTCATCCAGCAATCGTGCGGCCACGAGTTGCTCGTAGAGGAGGGCTGGTTGTACCCCGCCCTGCAGCGGTTGGAGCTCAATGGCTGGATCGACGGTGTCTGGAGAATGGCCGGGAAGAACCGGCGGACGAGAATCTACAGTCTCACGGCGGCTGGCCGCGAACAGGTGGCGCTTGAAACCGGGCAGAACGCGGAGGTGGCGTGCGGTCGCACGCTGGCGAAACGCTCAGCGTATTTTGCGATCGTGTGCACCTCCCTGGCCGTTTCCGGGCAACCTGCCAGGTACGATGTTTTCGATCCGAAGCGCGACTGCGATCCCATGCCTCCGTTGATCCGGGACGCGGCCAAAGATGCGGGGATCCCGCTCCACCTTGTCTGTTTCATCAGCGACCGTTCCAGGTTCGGGCTTAAGGCGGGCGCGGCCTGGGCGGCCGGTCTCGACAGAGCCGGTGATCTGGTGCGAGTCGTCCTGCCGTTTGGCAATCTACTGGTCGTAAACGGTACAGAGCCCGCGGTCCAAATGGCCGTTCGTTGCTACGATGCTGAGAAGCAGAAGCGGTTGAATGCGGTGCGATTCGCCGGCGAGCAGAACCGGAGTGCCAATATGATTGTGCTGGAGCGCACCACGGAAGGGATCCGCGCGTTGCGAAAATCGTACGCCGCTCTCCTCGCGCCCTACCATCCGCTGGTGACCCCGAACGGACCGCGGTCGCAGCCGCCGGCCGGCCAGTAA
- a CDS encoding phytanoyl-CoA dioxygenase family protein encodes MGTQGTPPFSLSPAEIQSFIDDGFVRIDAAFSPQCAAEARAILWRDTGCAPDEPSTWTRPVIRLGQYGQPPFREAANTPVLHRAFDQLAGAGRWRPLETLGTFPVRFPAPADPGDTGWHIDPSFGYEHPDFLEWRANVTSQGRALLLLFLFSDIGPDDAPTRIRRGSHLEIARQLEPAGAPGLTLRALAADGFASSSHCPETLATGQAGTVYVCHPFLVHAAQSHRGRHPRFLAQPPLLPREPLKLEREDAAYSPVELAIRKALA; translated from the coding sequence ATGGGCACACAGGGGACCCCGCCGTTTTCGCTAAGTCCGGCCGAAATCCAGTCCTTTATCGACGACGGCTTCGTCCGCATCGACGCCGCTTTTTCCCCGCAATGCGCCGCCGAAGCGCGAGCGATTCTTTGGCGCGACACCGGCTGCGCCCCCGATGAGCCCTCCACCTGGACTCGTCCCGTCATCCGCCTGGGTCAGTACGGCCAACCGCCCTTCCGCGAAGCCGCCAACACCCCCGTCCTGCACCGCGCCTTCGATCAACTCGCCGGCGCGGGTCGATGGCGGCCGCTAGAGACCCTCGGCACCTTCCCGGTGCGCTTCCCTGCCCCCGCCGATCCCGGCGATACCGGCTGGCACATCGACCCCAGCTTCGGCTACGAACACCCGGACTTTCTGGAATGGCGCGCCAACGTGACCAGCCAGGGACGCGCCCTGTTGCTCCTCTTCCTCTTCTCAGACATCGGCCCGGACGATGCCCCGACGCGCATCCGCCGCGGCTCCCATCTGGAAATTGCCCGTCAACTGGAGCCGGCCGGAGCCCCTGGACTGACCCTGCGCGCCCTCGCGGCCGACGGTTTCGCGAGCTCCAGCCACTGCCCGGAAACCCTGGCAACGGGACAGGCCGGCACGGTCTACGTCTGTCACCCCTTCCTGGTTCATGCCGCCCAAAGCCACCGCGGCCGGCATCCTCGCTTCCTGGCCCAGCCGCCGCTCCTCCCCCGCGAACCCCTCAAGCTCGAACGCGAGGACGCCGCCTATTCCCCCGTCGAACTCGCCATCCGCAAGGCCCTGGCCTAG
- a CDS encoding PadR family transcriptional regulator, translated as MKHAGTLQGSLDLLALKILSRQPKLHGYAILTAIKVCSGDALNAEVGSLYPALHRMEKDGWIRAEWAEREDGRRMRFYQLTPAGRKQLAAEEARWHSVSSAINRLLREA; from the coding sequence ATGAAGCACGCCGGCACCCTGCAGGGATCGCTCGACCTGCTGGCCCTGAAGATCCTCTCGCGCCAGCCAAAATTGCATGGGTACGCCATCCTGACCGCCATCAAAGTCTGCTCCGGCGATGCCCTGAATGCCGAAGTGGGTTCGCTGTATCCGGCCCTGCACCGCATGGAAAAGGACGGCTGGATTCGCGCCGAATGGGCGGAACGGGAAGATGGTCGGCGGATGCGGTTCTATCAATTGACCCCTGCGGGTAGAAAACAACTGGCTGCCGAAGAGGCTCGCTGGCACTCGGTCAGCTCCGCCATCAATCGATTGTTGAGAGAGGCCTGA
- a CDS encoding ADOP family duplicated permease, producing the protein MSLWQRVENVFRRERLIREIDEEFESHLEAAMAAGEDPREARRTFGPQLRLREQSHDQRVVAWLDALRADVVFGWRQLLKRKIATTAAILSLALAIGACTSVFRLIDALFLRPLPVAHAERLYALARQGPDDLGVLRIFDGFAHPNFTRLRAAAKGQAELVAASFIHRTDLTYATGNEMEKGYVQFLSGTAFPLFGLQPSLGRLFTAEDDGTPGAHPYAVLSYNYWSRRFANDPGVLGRSVHIGGKVFQIIGVGPVSFTGTEPGNITDIFLPASMNPDVVREDNRWLRALAIVQPGVSLEPLRARLDAVSLQFETERAKGFAGMSPHNIEMFLQRKLLLQPAAAGISRLQDDYRRPLVWLGVLVALVLLIACFNVANLMTAQAASRAREMALRVSIGAGRARLVQLVLVENAMLALFAAALGALFSSWAAPFVVSHINPPGNPARLLLPGDWRIFVFGALLTLVVTLLFGLSPALRASAIQPVTALRGGEEPHARQRSMYALIAAQVAFCFVVLFFAGLFVATFRHLSNQPLGFDAGNLLLLETYTPHGQSPQAWSQMAETLRTVPGVTDVAIAGWPLLSGGWAGSISVNAAPPTDTLGWFVTISPGWLGAMRMHLLAGRDFHASDSFPGQAIVNQTFVRTFFHGADPIGRTFEKVNPAGRRQLCQVIGVVPDAAYSNLHDPIRPVAYVPFRQLDEKGAINPPEGGTFLLRTVGLPPLSLSTTLRRLIAQTNPAYRVTNLQTEQELVDNQAIRERLLALLAMFFATIALLLAAIGLYGVLHYSVLRREREIGIRLSLGASLGSIARLVTARISKSVFAGAAAGITLGMASVRYVQTLLFGVKATAPEMLLAPALVLLIAALLAALPAVLRAARIDPTTMLRAE; encoded by the coding sequence ATGTCTTTGTGGCAGCGCGTGGAAAACGTATTTCGCCGCGAGCGGCTGATCCGCGAGATCGACGAGGAGTTCGAGTCGCACCTGGAAGCAGCAATGGCTGCGGGCGAAGATCCGCGGGAGGCCCGGCGCACCTTCGGGCCGCAACTGCGCCTGCGGGAGCAGAGCCACGACCAGCGTGTGGTCGCGTGGCTCGACGCACTGCGGGCGGATGTGGTCTTCGGCTGGCGCCAGTTGCTCAAACGCAAAATCGCCACCACCGCCGCAATCCTCTCGCTCGCCCTCGCCATCGGCGCCTGCACCTCCGTCTTCCGCCTCATCGACGCGCTCTTCCTGCGCCCACTCCCCGTCGCCCACGCCGAGCGTCTCTACGCGCTCGCCCGCCAGGGGCCCGATGACCTCGGAGTGCTCCGCATCTTCGACGGCTTCGCTCACCCCAACTTCACCCGCCTGCGCGCCGCCGCCAAAGGCCAGGCGGAACTCGTCGCGGCCTCCTTCATCCACCGCACCGACCTCACCTACGCCACCGGCAATGAAATGGAAAAGGGCTACGTGCAGTTCCTCTCCGGCACGGCGTTCCCCCTCTTCGGCCTTCAGCCCTCACTCGGCCGCCTCTTCACCGCGGAGGACGACGGCACGCCCGGCGCACATCCCTATGCCGTCCTCTCCTACAACTACTGGTCCCGCCGCTTCGCCAACGATCCCGGCGTTCTCGGCCGCTCCGTCCACATCGGCGGCAAGGTATTCCAGATCATCGGCGTCGGCCCCGTCTCCTTCACCGGCACCGAACCCGGCAACATCACCGACATCTTTCTCCCCGCCAGCATGAACCCCGACGTCGTGCGCGAGGACAACCGTTGGCTCCGCGCCCTCGCCATCGTCCAACCCGGCGTCTCCCTCGAGCCGCTCCGCGCCAGGCTCGACGCCGTCAGCCTCCAGTTCGAAACGGAACGCGCCAAAGGCTTCGCCGGCATGTCGCCACACAACATCGAGATGTTCCTCCAGAGGAAGCTCCTCCTCCAGCCCGCTGCCGCCGGCATCTCCCGCCTGCAGGACGATTACCGCCGCCCCCTCGTCTGGCTCGGAGTCCTCGTCGCCCTCGTGCTCCTCATCGCCTGCTTCAACGTCGCCAACCTCATGACCGCCCAGGCCGCCTCGCGGGCCCGCGAAATGGCCCTCCGCGTCTCCATCGGAGCCGGCCGCGCACGCCTCGTCCAGTTGGTCCTCGTGGAGAACGCCATGCTCGCCCTCTTCGCCGCCGCGCTCGGAGCGCTCTTCTCCTCGTGGGCCGCCCCCTTCGTCGTCAGCCACATCAATCCGCCCGGCAATCCCGCGCGCCTCCTCCTGCCCGGAGACTGGCGCATCTTCGTCTTCGGCGCCCTCCTGACCCTCGTCGTCACCCTTCTCTTCGGACTCTCGCCCGCTCTCCGCGCCTCCGCCATCCAACCGGTCACCGCTCTCAGGGGCGGCGAGGAGCCGCACGCCCGGCAGCGCTCCATGTATGCGTTGATCGCCGCACAGGTCGCCTTCTGCTTCGTCGTCCTCTTCTTCGCCGGCCTCTTCGTCGCCACCTTCCGCCATCTCTCCAACCAGCCCCTCGGCTTCGACGCCGGCAACCTCCTGCTCCTCGAAACCTACACGCCGCACGGCCAGTCGCCGCAGGCCTGGTCCCAAATGGCGGAGACCCTCCGCACCGTGCCCGGAGTCACCGATGTCGCCATCGCCGGCTGGCCGCTCCTCTCCGGCGGTTGGGCCGGCTCCATCTCCGTCAACGCCGCCCCGCCCACCGACACCCTGGGCTGGTTTGTCACCATCTCCCCCGGCTGGCTCGGCGCCATGAGGATGCACCTCCTCGCCGGCCGCGACTTCCACGCCTCTGACTCCTTCCCGGGCCAGGCCATCGTGAACCAGACCTTCGTCAGGACCTTCTTCCACGGAGCCGACCCCATCGGCCGCACCTTCGAAAAGGTAAACCCGGCCGGCCGCCGTCAACTCTGCCAGGTGATCGGTGTCGTGCCCGACGCGGCCTACAGCAACCTCCACGACCCCATTCGCCCCGTCGCCTACGTACCCTTCCGCCAGCTCGACGAGAAGGGCGCCATCAACCCGCCGGAAGGCGGCACCTTCCTCCTCCGCACCGTCGGCCTCCCCCCGCTTTCGCTCTCGACCACGCTCCGCCGCCTCATCGCGCAAACCAACCCCGCTTACCGCGTCACCAACCTGCAAACCGAGCAGGAACTCGTCGACAACCAGGCCATCCGCGAACGTCTCCTAGCCCTGCTAGCCATGTTCTTCGCCACCATCGCGCTCCTGCTGGCCGCCATCGGCCTCTACGGAGTGCTGCACTACTCCGTCCTCCGCAGGGAACGCGAAATCGGCATCCGCCTCTCCCTCGGAGCGAGCCTAGGCAGCATCGCCCGCCTGGTCACCGCGCGGATCTCTAAATCAGTCTTCGCAGGAGCCGCCGCCGGCATCACCCTAGGCATGGCCTCAGTCCGCTATGTCCAAACGCTCCTCTTCGGAGTCAAAGCCACCGCCCCCGAAATGCTCCTAGCCCCGGCCCTGGTCCTGCTAATTGCGGCCCTACTGGCCGCGCTACCAGCCGTCCTCCGAGCCGCCCGCATCGACCCCACCACCATGCTCCGTGCCGAATAG
- a CDS encoding carboxypeptidase-like regulatory domain-containing protein, whose protein sequence is MSWIRINRSVGLIAAMAAWMAPSGQGQEKPKVAIVCRVLDDIASNGVSGARITLQPREGGDQIVAFTSESGACSFPKDVQPGQYVMSVDKAGYFPIAESKAIAFSAEAPKTDLGDIVLSAKRSIQGVVRWSNGDPADGVIAHVLVLRAGRAVLRPGDSILAMTNDRGEFRLENLRPATYLLYAYTLGFRREGIGRTSLPVFYPDLPAPNLQGGIDLRKMKEASGLTLTLKDAEGVSVSGVVTASQKQPEGSTIFVGLMIPENAAQPFLGTKAEVGKSFRLQNVPPGNYLLLIVSTEANNRSVLPITVGATPIEHLRVPFVDAQDLDCALEYEAGADEKTAPAKALTSARVSGTSDALQLFGTIGGRVSPEGRVHMQLLVPGYRYTLHVQPPEGAYVTRVLQGGAELEEIPPQISAEDGPVRVVLGRNGGVLSGVLSNRDGKPTSGFVVLAPVNPAKRDWVKTATTGSTGQFEITAIAPGKYRLFALRENDNDAYLDAKYLEQFSSREIVVTANVRQMAEIRLPPE, encoded by the coding sequence ATGAGCTGGATACGGATCAACCGCAGTGTTGGCTTGATCGCGGCGATGGCCGCGTGGATGGCACCCAGCGGACAGGGGCAAGAGAAGCCCAAGGTCGCGATTGTCTGCCGGGTGCTGGACGACATTGCCTCGAACGGCGTCAGCGGCGCCAGGATTACGCTGCAGCCGCGCGAAGGCGGGGACCAGATTGTGGCTTTTACCAGCGAGTCCGGGGCGTGTTCGTTTCCGAAGGATGTCCAGCCCGGACAGTATGTTATGAGTGTGGACAAGGCCGGCTATTTTCCCATTGCCGAATCCAAGGCGATTGCGTTCAGCGCCGAGGCCCCGAAGACGGATCTTGGCGACATCGTGCTGAGTGCCAAACGCAGCATTCAAGGCGTGGTCCGTTGGAGCAATGGCGACCCTGCCGATGGTGTCATTGCCCACGTTCTGGTCCTTCGGGCAGGCCGCGCCGTTCTACGTCCCGGCGATTCGATTCTCGCGATGACGAATGACCGTGGTGAATTTCGCCTGGAGAACCTCCGGCCCGCTACCTACCTGCTCTATGCCTATACTCTCGGGTTCCGGCGCGAGGGGATCGGACGCACCTCGCTGCCGGTCTTCTACCCCGATCTGCCGGCCCCTAATCTGCAAGGCGGGATCGATCTCAGGAAGATGAAAGAAGCCAGTGGGTTGACTCTCACGCTGAAGGATGCGGAAGGCGTGAGCGTCAGCGGCGTCGTGACAGCGTCACAAAAGCAGCCCGAAGGCTCCACGATATTTGTGGGGCTGATGATTCCGGAAAATGCGGCGCAGCCTTTCCTGGGCACAAAGGCCGAAGTGGGCAAGTCATTTCGCCTGCAGAATGTTCCACCGGGGAATTACCTTCTCCTCATCGTGTCGACTGAGGCGAACAACCGGAGCGTTCTGCCGATCACGGTTGGGGCGACACCGATCGAGCACCTGAGGGTTCCCTTCGTGGATGCCCAGGACCTCGACTGCGCACTGGAGTACGAGGCAGGCGCGGACGAGAAGACCGCCCCGGCCAAGGCACTTACTTCTGCGCGAGTCTCCGGGACCTCGGACGCACTTCAGCTCTTTGGCACGATTGGCGGGCGGGTGAGCCCGGAGGGCCGCGTGCACATGCAACTGCTCGTGCCCGGGTATCGATATACACTCCATGTGCAACCGCCGGAGGGGGCTTATGTCACCCGCGTGTTGCAGGGCGGGGCAGAACTGGAGGAAATACCGCCGCAGATCAGTGCGGAAGATGGCCCGGTCCGAGTGGTGCTGGGGCGCAACGGCGGCGTCTTGAGCGGAGTGTTGTCGAATCGAGACGGCAAGCCTACCTCCGGGTTCGTGGTGCTGGCTCCCGTGAATCCGGCCAAGAGGGATTGGGTGAAGACCGCCACCACCGGCAGCACAGGCCAGTTCGAGATTACGGCAATCGCCCCGGGGAAATATCGTCTGTTCGCCCTGCGGGAGAACGACAACGATGCCTACCTGGATGCGAAGTATCTGGAGCAGTTCTCCTCGCGGGAGATTGTCGTGACTGCGAATGTGAGGCAGATGGCGGAGATCCGCCTGCCTCCGGAGTGA
- a CDS encoding HEAT repeat domain-containing protein — MLFTAAPLILGQQPPPVSRLIQQFEGEKVFWRQFEIAKAIAERNDPSILPRLEPWLTHNDRHFRGNAAFIFGRLGDRRGFDVIVAILGDHSETRIVDTISSNGRPFVEGQIREDRYYAAHLLGDLKDPRAIPILVPLLAETGIDYIVPRSLAQIGGRSAIAPLIATLSDRSPSMRVLAIKALADLKATEALPHLRLLLNDQQRCDFDKSESVAEAAKEAITAIQPKTAR, encoded by the coding sequence ATGTTGTTCACCGCCGCGCCTCTCATACTCGGCCAGCAGCCGCCCCCGGTCTCCCGCTTGATCCAGCAGTTCGAAGGCGAGAAGGTCTTCTGGCGTCAGTTCGAAATCGCCAAAGCCATCGCGGAGAGGAACGACCCGAGTATTCTCCCCCGCCTCGAACCGTGGTTGACTCACAACGACCGGCACTTCCGGGGCAATGCCGCCTTTATCTTCGGCCGGCTCGGCGATCGCCGGGGATTTGACGTGATTGTCGCCATCCTCGGCGATCATTCCGAAACGCGCATTGTCGACACCATCTCTTCGAATGGGCGCCCGTTTGTGGAAGGGCAGATCCGTGAGGACCGCTACTATGCCGCTCACCTCCTGGGGGACCTGAAGGATCCGCGCGCCATCCCTATCCTGGTACCCCTCTTGGCGGAGACCGGCATCGACTACATCGTCCCCAGGTCCCTGGCACAAATCGGAGGGCGATCAGCCATTGCGCCGCTCATCGCAACACTCAGCGACCGCAGTCCCAGCATGCGCGTTCTGGCAATCAAAGCCCTGGCCGATCTCAAGGCGACGGAAGCATTGCCCCACCTGCGCCTGTTGCTCAATGACCAGCAGAGATGCGATTTCGACAAGTCGGAATCCGTTGCCGAAGCCGCGAAGGAGGCGATCACGGCAATACAACCCAAGACCGCTCGCTAG
- a CDS encoding FG-GAP repeat domain-containing protein: MRVLLGSLRFWLLLVVCSVALVLLVRTQGQVARAAQVVLRSFDRVVLLEEKGETSAGVNVGDLNGDGRLDIVLGKGRHWPLFNRVLLNDGQGGFRGSNLGSAPDRTYSAALADLNHDGSLDIVVSNDSPDRKLVYLNDGKGHFAEAGTFGRPTWSTRYVTLADLNGDGYPDIVAANRGDYPDIVAGKRGEGPQTPVPSFVCLNDGKAHFPACDALPTESATSIVAADFDGDGALDLFVPHRDGGQSLVLWGDGQGHFPTSTKVGPAAMWIRMGAAGDLDGDGRLDLAIIEERQRMAFVLFNRGQRRFGELEPLPGPPRPPYALAVVDLNRDGRPDIVVGHVEMPGSVYFNTGQGHRFQEVPWNDGKGTVYGLAFADFDGDGWPDIVAARSDAPNGIWFSGGPKTGR, encoded by the coding sequence ATGCGCGTACTTCTGGGCTCCCTGCGTTTTTGGCTATTGCTTGTTGTTTGCTCGGTCGCACTGGTTCTGTTGGTCCGCACTCAGGGCCAGGTGGCGCGGGCTGCTCAGGTGGTCTTGCGGTCCTTTGACCGGGTAGTGCTGTTGGAGGAGAAAGGCGAGACTTCCGCCGGTGTGAATGTGGGGGACCTGAATGGGGATGGCCGGCTCGACATTGTTTTGGGGAAGGGGCGGCACTGGCCGCTGTTCAACCGGGTCCTGTTGAATGACGGGCAGGGCGGGTTTCGCGGGAGTAATCTGGGGAGCGCTCCGGATCGCACGTATTCCGCGGCTTTGGCGGATCTCAACCACGATGGGAGTCTGGATATCGTTGTCAGCAACGACTCGCCCGACCGGAAGCTCGTGTACCTGAATGACGGCAAGGGGCATTTTGCCGAGGCCGGCACCTTCGGCCGTCCTACGTGGAGTACGCGCTATGTGACCCTGGCGGACTTGAACGGCGACGGGTATCCCGATATTGTCGCCGCCAATCGTGGCGATTATCCCGACATTGTCGCGGGCAAGCGTGGCGAAGGTCCGCAGACGCCCGTCCCGAGCTTCGTCTGCCTCAACGACGGCAAAGCTCATTTTCCCGCGTGTGATGCGCTGCCCACTGAGTCGGCTACGTCGATCGTGGCCGCCGACTTCGATGGCGATGGCGCGCTGGACCTGTTTGTCCCCCATCGCGATGGAGGCCAGAGCCTGGTGTTGTGGGGCGATGGGCAGGGCCACTTCCCCACGTCGACGAAAGTGGGGCCGGCGGCTATGTGGATCCGGATGGGCGCCGCGGGCGATTTGGATGGGGACGGCCGCCTGGATCTGGCGATCATTGAGGAGCGGCAGCGCATGGCTTTTGTGCTGTTCAATCGGGGGCAGCGGCGGTTTGGCGAGTTGGAGCCGCTGCCGGGTCCGCCGCGCCCGCCTTATGCGCTGGCGGTTGTGGATCTGAATCGGGATGGCCGCCCGGATATTGTGGTGGGCCATGTCGAGATGCCGGGCTCGGTCTATTTCAATACCGGGCAGGGGCACAGGTTCCAGGAGGTGCCGTGGAATGACGGGAAGGGGACTGTGTACGGGCTGGCCTTCGCGGATTTTGATGGGGACGGGTGGCCTGATATCGTGGCGGCGCGCTCGGATGCTCCGAATGGGATCTGGTTCAGTGGTGGGCCGAAGACGGGGCGGTAG
- a CDS encoding helix-turn-helix domain-containing protein, producing the protein MSIETAHGHTLDGQELAGIIRTFREMRRWSQDTLAVLSKLSIRTVQRVESGEVSSPETRRALAIAFELEEIDFFNKPLIMPNPERMRAEVEKIKRENVTMEARIVGSGQELVRLFESVQMDSFSSAVELHGVAAEAFAGLVDYLRDYRDCADLMSETQKLTVFDEVQGYMDALRKAGFSISHARRDTRLVGRDWADKTSWEVSIAYLVVFPKGSEPKIICAPRQVRF; encoded by the coding sequence ATGAGCATTGAGACGGCACACGGTCACACCCTCGATGGCCAGGAGCTGGCTGGCATCATCCGAACGTTCCGGGAGATGCGGCGGTGGTCCCAGGACACACTCGCCGTCCTGAGTAAGCTAAGCATACGAACGGTACAGCGCGTGGAGTCCGGCGAGGTCTCCAGCCCCGAAACACGGCGGGCGCTTGCGATCGCCTTTGAACTGGAAGAGATCGACTTTTTCAACAAACCGTTGATCATGCCGAACCCCGAGAGGATGCGGGCAGAAGTCGAAAAGATCAAACGCGAGAACGTGACGATGGAAGCCAGGATCGTCGGCTCCGGCCAGGAACTTGTACGCCTGTTTGAGAGCGTCCAGATGGACTCGTTTTCTTCCGCCGTCGAATTGCACGGTGTCGCGGCCGAGGCATTTGCGGGGCTCGTCGATTACCTTCGCGACTATCGCGATTGTGCGGATCTCATGAGCGAAACCCAGAAGCTCACGGTCTTCGATGAAGTGCAGGGATATATGGATGCACTCCGCAAGGCGGGGTTCTCGATAAGCCACGCGCGTCGCGACACCAGGCTGGTCGGCAGGGATTGGGCGGACAAGACTTCGTGGGAAGTGTCCATCGCTTACCTGGTGGTGTTCCCGAAGGGCAGCGAACCCAAGATAATCTGCGCCCCGAGGCAGGTCAGATTCTAG
- a CDS encoding abortive infection family protein yields the protein MMRHMQKAGVEPANTITEVTRRAIMDYLSVGRHWSGTIQEDEFLGRIYDLKRMPSSDYRPEYDSAAKDIWKHRVMNSDWSDDWVFTDGRFDLLFGPDEDFLKFLAETVHPVVRADTEEALAMVAEYNQALNVDGWELRPIRKISNKPVFGYGRLLGPAPHLDEAKRVAERLTGPYIAQQIKRLQEAAAADPELAIGTAKEFLESICKTILTERGVPPSKNEDLPALVRATVKSLAVVPPELSSHAQLEKTVTVLLNNLGSIGHQLAELRNQFGTGHGRSTDHVGLPARHAKLAIGAAATLAVFLYESHEAASGTV from the coding sequence ATGATGCGGCACATGCAGAAGGCCGGTGTGGAACCGGCAAACACCATCACCGAAGTGACCCGGCGGGCCATCATGGATTACCTGTCAGTAGGCCGCCACTGGTCCGGCACCATCCAGGAGGACGAGTTCCTGGGGCGCATTTACGATCTCAAGCGCATGCCCAGCTCCGATTACCGGCCCGAGTACGACAGCGCGGCCAAGGACATCTGGAAACACCGCGTGATGAACTCGGATTGGTCCGACGACTGGGTCTTCACAGACGGGCGCTTTGACCTGCTTTTCGGACCCGACGAGGACTTCCTGAAATTCCTAGCCGAGACCGTGCATCCCGTGGTTAGGGCCGATACCGAAGAGGCGTTGGCTATGGTGGCCGAGTATAACCAGGCGCTCAATGTCGATGGGTGGGAGCTTCGTCCAATCAGGAAAATATCCAACAAACCCGTATTCGGGTACGGGCGGCTTTTGGGTCCCGCGCCGCATCTGGACGAGGCGAAGCGCGTGGCCGAACGGCTGACGGGACCCTACATTGCCCAGCAGATCAAGCGCCTGCAGGAAGCTGCCGCCGCAGACCCGGAGCTTGCCATCGGCACTGCCAAGGAATTCCTGGAGAGCATCTGCAAAACGATCCTCACGGAACGTGGAGTGCCGCCCTCGAAGAACGAGGACCTGCCCGCCCTTGTACGGGCCACGGTAAAGAGCCTCGCCGTTGTGCCGCCTGAGCTGTCGAGTCATGCCCAGTTGGAAAAGACCGTGACCGTCCTGCTCAACAACCTTGGTTCCATCGGGCATCAGCTTGCCGAATTGCGCAACCAGTTCGGCACGGGTCACGGGCGATCCACCGACCACGTGGGTTTGCCGGCGCGTCACGCGAAGCTTGCCATCGGCGCCGCTGCGACCCTGGCGGTTTTCCTCTATGAATCGCACGAAGCCGCGTCCGGCACCGTCTAG